The genomic stretch CGCAAGCGCCGCAGTGCCGAGGAATCGCCTTCTGTCCATGTTCGAATCCGTCGTGGAAGTCGAGCCAAGGGTAGCAACGGGCGATAGCTGGATGGTCCTCCTCGCAGGCGGGGCCGGACGATCCACTGCCACGGAATCAAACACGCGCAGTCATCCATCCCGCCTGCGAAATGTTCCCGGCACGCTTTTGTCCGCATACTCGGACCATCGAATGAAGGCGGCACCCATGTCCGGACTGACCTCTGCCGAAGCCGCGGCGCGGCTGGCGCGCAACGGCCCCAACGTGTTGCCCGAGCCGGGCCGGAAGGGCGGCCTGGCGCTTGCCGGGCAGGTGCTGCGCGAACCCATGCTGTTGCTGCTGCTGGCGGCGTCGCTGGTGTACATGCTGCTGGGCGATCCCGGGGAGGCCGCCCTGCTGGTGGCATCGGTGGGGCTGGTGATCGGCCTGACGCTGTACCAGGAATACAAGTCCGAGCGGGCGCTGCAGGCGCTGCGCGACCTCGGCAGCCCGCGGGCGCGGGTCCTGCGCGATGGCGCGGCCAAGGTGGTGGCTTCGCAGGAGCTGGTGGTGGGCGACGTGCTGCTGCTGGAGGAAGGCGACCGCGTGGCCGCCGACGCGCGCGTGCTGGAGGCCGCCGACCTGCACGTGGACGAATCCCTGCTCACCGGCGAATCGGTGGCTGTAGCCCGGCAGGCCGGAGGCGAAGGCGACGCCGGCATCGTCCACGCCAGCACCCTGGTGGTGCGCGGACGCGGCACGGCCGAGGTGGTCGCGGTGGGCGTGGAGACGGCGGTCGGGCGCATCGGTCGCTCGCTGCAGTCGATCGTCACCGAACGCTCCCCTCTGCAGCGCGAGATGCGCCGGATCGTGGCGATCTTCGCCGTCATCAGCGCGGTCACCTGCGGGCTGGTGGTGGTCCTGTACGGCCTGCTCCGGGGAAATTGGCTGGAAGGCGTGCTGGCCGGGATCACGCTGGCGATGGCCAACATCCCCGAGGAATTCCCGGTGGTGCTCAGCGTGTTCCTGGCGCTGGGCGGATGGCGGATGGCCCGGCACAACGCGCTGGTCCGGCGCGCGCCGGCGATCGAGGCGCTGGGCGCGATCGGTATCCTCTGCACCGACAAGACCGGCACGCTCACGGAAAACCGGATGGCGGTGGCCGAACTGGACGCGACGGATGCCACCCAAGCTCTGGAGACGGGACGCCTGGCCTGCCCGCCGCTGTCGCATGACCCGATGGACCGTGCGCTGGTGGACGCGGCGGCGCAGCAGCAGATGCCAGCGGAACCCTCGGGCTGGCAGCGCCTGCGCGACTATCCGCTGAGCAGCCAGCGCCCGGCCTTCATCCAGACCTGGCGCACGGACGCGGGGGAGCTCTTCATCGCCGGCAAGGGCGCGCCGGAAACCATCGCGGCGATGTGCGCGGGCTCGGCGCCGACGCAGGCGGAACTGGAACAGCGCCTGACCGCGATGACGCAGCGTGGCCTGCGCGTGCTCGCGGTCGCCGCGGGGCGCGTGCCCGATGCGGCCAGCACGCCGCTGCCGGAGGACCCGACCACGTTCGCGCTGGACTGGCTGGGCCTGGTCGGTTTCGCCGACCCGCTGCGCGCCGCCGTCCCCGACGCCGTGGCCGAGGCGCGCGCGGCCGGCGTGCGCGTGATCATGATGACCGGCGACCATGCCGGCACCGCCCGCGCGATCGCGCAGCAGGCGGGCATCGACACCGACGCGGGCGTGGTGCGCGGCGACGCGCTGGACGGCTGCGACGACGTCACCCTGGCCGACCGCCTCGCCTTCTCCAGCGTGTTCGCGCGGGTGCGGCCGGAACACAAGCTGCGGCTGGTGGAAGCGCTGAAGGCACGCGGCGGCGTGGTGGCGATGACCGGCGACGGCGTCAACGATGCGCCCGCGCTGATGGCGGCGCACGTCGGCATCGCGATGGGCGGCCGCGGCACCGACGTGGCCCGCGAAGCGGCGTCCATCGTGCTGCTGGACGACAACTTCGTCAGCGTGGTCCGCGCCATCCGGATGGGCCGCACCATCTACGAGAACATCGCCCGGGCCGCGCGCTACATCCTGGCGGTGCACGTGCCGATCACCGGCATGGCGCTGTTGCCGCTGCTCACCGGCTCCGCGCCGATGCTGATGCCCCTGCACGTGGTGATGCTGGAACTGATCATCGACCCGGCGTGCTCGGTCGTGCTGGAGCGCGAGCCGCCGCCCGACGACATCATGCAGCGTCCGCCGCGCCCCGCCGACCACCCGCTGCTGGACCGGGCCACCCTCTTCGCCTCGCTCGGGCAGGGGCTGGTGATGTTCCTGGCGGTCGCCCTGACCTACCTGTTGGGCGTCCGCGCGGGATTGGCGGATGCGCAGCTGGCGGCGCTGTCGTTCACTGCGATAGTGACCGGCAACCTGTTCCTGATCCTGCTGCACCGCTCGGGCGGCTCGATCTGGCGGGCACTGCGCACGCCCAACGCCGCGTTCTGGATCGTGGCGGTTGCCGCCAGCGGCGTGCTGGCGCTGGCGATCCTGCATCCGGCGGTGGCCGGCCTGTTCGACTTCGTGCGGCCACCGGCACCGCTGCTGGCGGTCGCGGTGGCGCTGCCGCTGCTCGCGATCATCGCGCTGGACCTGCTGCGCCGGCTACGGAGGACGGGAGGCCGACCGGAGCGCGCTGCCGGCGCCTGAGCCCGCTCACCGGGCGTGTGCCGCACGTCCGCGCCGCTATCGCGGATTGCCGCTGGCTGCCACCTTGACGGGCGTGGGCAACGCCGCGAAGTCCAGCATCCACGCGTCCGTCTCCGGCGCGGGCGGAAAGCGCGCCCAACGGGTTTCGCGTTTCGCGTACAGGGTTGGTCCCCGGCAGCCGTCGCCGCACCACAGCGGGATCTCGATGCGGTCGACCTCGATGTCGTTGCGCAATACCAACCCACCGCCGGAGTCGCGCGCCAATCGCAGCCTGGACGCGCGGCGCGGCCCTTCGGGTGGCCCCATGTCCACCAGCGTGCCGTAGTCCATCCAGCCATCCGTGCAGGTCGGCGTCACCGTGCCGATGCGTACTGGCGTGGGCCCGGGCAGATCCGACGCGGCGGTGCTTGCCCGCGGCTGCAGCGGGCGCGACAGCACTTCGCGCGCGGCCGTCCACCAGCGCGCATACGCATCGCGGTCGCTGCCGGCAAGGTCCCTCGCCGCCGACGCCACCGCGGCGGGTGGCCACCACGACGCGAACTGCAATGACGTCCCCGCGTGCACGACCTGGAGCGCATCGGCGCCCGGCTCGGCAAGCAGCGCCTGCGCAAGCGCCGGATCGCTGCCAGCATCCGCCACGCCGGAATACCTGCCGGCAAGCGCGGGACAGTCCGGCCGCCCCGCCATGCGCGCCGCATCCAGTCCGGGAAACCCGGCAGGCGGCGGGGTATCCGCCTCGCGCACGCAGCCGCCCAGCACGGGCACCAGCAGCAGGATGGGCAGGAGGCGGGCGAACTGCGGCATGACGGCCATCGGAAACGGGGCGGAACGCGAAGTGTAGGTGGCGAGCGGTGCAGGATTCACCCCCATCCCGGATGCGCCCCTGCCCGCCTCTCAGGACTGCGGCATACCGTGGGCAGGACGCAGCCATGCGTGCGGCATCGACGCCGGATCAAACGACAGGCCTGGGGTGCCGGCTCTCTCTTCCATAGGCGCGGCGACCAGCAAGTACAAGCCCGGCCGCGCACCAGGCGCATGTCCTGTTCCCCGGGCAGCCAGCGTTGCCAAAGATGCAGCCCATTTCGCTGCTCAAGGAGATTGCAATGGCCGTCAAGCGCGTCAAATCACGTCTGGAATTCATCCTGCAGATCACCGACTACTTCAAGGGGCACTGGGAAGACCCGGAGTGGGGCCGCCGCCCCTCGAACCAGGTGCTGATCGCACTGGCAGTAAGAGAGCTGGCGCAGGGGATTCAGGATTCCGCAGCGCAGAAGCAGATCACCGAAATCGCGGACAGGACCATCGCAAAGAATGCCGCGGCAGTGCGATAGAGCGCGTTTGTCCCTCTCCGGCGGACACCGCGACGCGATGGACCCCGTCATGGCCATCGCGTCGCCGCTGCCGTGCACCTCGCCCCGGGATCGATTTGCGCCCCCGACCTCGGACGCTCAGCCGGTCAGGCGCAATCGCGTCGCACCGCCGGGCACGGTGTACCGCCTTTCCAACGGGCATCGTGGACAAACGGCGCGAGCGGCATCCAGCACTGCCATACCGGCCGCCCGGCCGTCGCCCGACCGCCGTCGAAATCCTGAAGAACTCAGCGCTTGCAGGTGTTGAAGCCGAGCAAGGCGTACAGCGGGCAGAAGTTAAACAGGCCGGTTGCCAGTGGCACCACGCCGATCCACGCCCATACCGGGCCTCCCGTGGCCGCCCATACGATCAGCAACAACCCCACTGCGATGCGCAGCCACTTGTCGACACCACCGACGTTGGTCTTCATGGCAACCCCTCCCTTTGGACAGGCGCAGCATGGCACCTTCAGGCGCGGCCTGCTGGATCAGCATCAATCAGCGGGAAATCGGCTTTTCCAGCCGCTTGTGCTGCGCATGGCCACCCGCGCATGCCGGCGCCCATAGGCGAAGTACACAATCACGCCCAGCATCAGCCAGACCGCAAACCGCACCCATGTCAGGGTGGCCAGGTTGAGCATCACGGTCCGCCGGATCGGCCTGCCCCCGCACATCCGGCCGGCGGGGCTGCTTCAGCCCGGCGGCGTCTCCGCGCTTCCGTCCGCCGGAAAAACGCACACGCCCGATGACCGGCTCTTGGCCGCATACATGGCGGCGTCCGCGGCGCGCAGGTAGTCGTCGACGGTGGCGAGGCCGGGCACGCTTGTCACCAGCCCGATGCTTGCGCCGCTGGTCACGGTGTGTCCGCCGATTTCGTAGGGCACACCAAGCGCGGCTGCAATCTCGCGGGCGCGCTCAAGCGCTTCGGCAGGCTCGATGGCTTCCAGCAGCACATTGAACTCATCGCCCCCCATGCGTGCGACCAGATCGCCGGTGCGCACGCAGGACTCTAGCCGGCGCGCCACCTGCTGCAACAGCTGGTCGCCGCCATGATGCCCAAGGCTGTCATTGACGGCCTTGAACCGGTTGAGGTCCAGCAGCAGCACGGCGAAACTCATGGCGCCAGCCTGTGCAGGCGCCTTTTCGCCTTTTGCCGCCATGCTGCGGTACACCGCGATCGCATGCGCCAGGCGTTCGCGGAAGAGGGGCCGGCCCGGCAGATTGGTCAGCGCATCGTAGGAACTGCCGCGCTCGGCCAGGTCGCTCAACGAGCCGGCCATGCGCACGGCAACGCCATCCTCGAACTGCGCGACGCCGCGCCAGTTGACCCACACCAGCCGGCCCGAGCCGTGGAAGGCGCGGAAATCCACCGAAAAGTTGGGGCTCTCCCCCGCCAGGTGCCGGCAATAGGCCGACTGCACGCGCCCGCGGTCATCGGGATCGATGCGCTGCTGCAGGAAGCGCCAGCCACCGTCATGCACAGGCGGCGTGTCCTCCAGCCCGAGGATTTCGTGGAAGCGCTCGGACACGTGCAGCACATCCGTGCGCAGGTCCCAGTCCCAGATCCCGTCGTTGGAACCGCGGGTAGCCAGCGCATAGCGGTCGTCGGAGCGCAGCAGCTCCAGTTCCGTCTGCTTCTGCCGGGTCACGTCGATCATCAGGCCGATCATGCGGTTCGGTCGCCCGGGTTCGACCACGGCGCGGCACAGATCGCGCACCCACACCACCTTGCCGGACTTGGCGATCAGCCGGTAACTCATTTCATAGGCATAGCTGTGGGTGGCGTTGTAGGCGGCATCGTCGATCGCCAGCGCCTCCGGCAGATCGTCGGGATGCACATGCGCCCGCCAGAACCCCGGATCGGCGCGCCACTCCTCCACGCTGTAGCCGAACAGCCGCTCCACCTGCGGGCTGAGGAAGGTATTGCCGATGCCATGCTCGGCCTCCCAGACCACCCCGTCGATGGTTTCCAGCAGGCGCAGGAAACGCTGGCGCACTTCCACCAGGATCTGCTCGGTGACCTCGGTGACCTCGATCAGCACGCCCTGGCGGCTGATCACCCTGCCCGCCGCATCCGTTTCCGGATGCAGCTGCAGGCGCACCCAGCGATAGTCCGCATCGGCGAAACGCAGGCGGAACACCGGCATGCCCGCGCGCAAGGTGCCGACGTCGTCGGCATGCACGAAGTCCAGCAGGGACTGGCCAAGCGCCGCCGCCACCGCATGCCCGGTCAGCCTCGCCCAGGCCGGATTCAGATAGGTGATCTCCCAAAGCGCGTCGGTCTGCACCACCGCCTCGGGCAGCAGCTGCAGCAGGTGGCCGGGCGGCGTGGCGTGGGCGGGCATGTACGGTCATGGTCACCGAAACCCGAATGCCCAGTCCAGCGCAAAAAGGGGATTCCCGTCGGTTTTCGATGCCAGCGCGCGCCCCGCCACGCCAAACCGGCCACGGGCGTCCTGCGTGAACCTGTTGAGCACCCGGCATCGGGCACCTGGATAGCGCCGGTGCGATCGCCGCTGTACCCCAGCGTTCGCCGATACTGCGCCGCATGAACACCCCACCCGAACGCCGCTGGCCCGCGCGCTTGCGCAGCCTGGCCATCAACCTGCTGTTGCTGCTGGCGCTGATTGCCGCGCTGGACTGGTATCGCGCACCGGATGCGCGCGCGGTGGCAGCGACCCGCCTCGCCACCACCCAGGACGCGCCGGTGGACTTCCAGGCGCAGCGCCAACCGACCGTGCTCTACGTGTGGGCGGAATGGTGCGGCTACTGCCGGCACACCTCGCCGGCCATCGAACGCCTGCACCGCAGCGGCCACCGCGTGGTGTCGGTGGCCATGCAGTCCGGCAACGATGCGCAGGTGCACGCCACCCTGCGCCGGCACGGGCTCACCTTCCCGGTGGTCAACGATCCCGATGGCGCGATCAGCCAGGCACTGGGCGTGGGCGTCACCCCGACCATCGCGATCGTCTCCGACGGCCGCATGCGCCTGGCCACCAGCGGCTGGACCAGCGAGTACGGGCTGCGCCTGCGGCTGTGGCTGGCGCGGTAACCGAACGACCGCGGAGCCCACCCGCCCGCGACAGGCAGCCGGGAATTCCTGCCAGCCCACTCGGCACCCCGCCGCGATGTTCGCGGCCAGCCGATGCCGTCGCGCCGTCCGCCGGGCCACCTGCATGCGCGCATGCCGGCCCGCGCGGCAGCGGCGGCGGCAAGCGCCTTATCCGACCAGGCGCCAGCCCAGCGTTTCGCCCTGCGCCAGCGGCACCAGGGTGCGCTCGCCGTAGGGCAGTTCGGCCGGGATGACCCATTCCTGCTTGCGCAGCGTCACCGTGCCTTGGTTGCGCGGCAGCCGGTAGAAGTCGGCGCCGAAGTGGCTGGCGAAGCCCTCCAGCCGGTCCAGCCGGCCCGCGGCCTCGAACGCGGTGGCGTACAGCTCCAGCGCGTGCAGGCCGGTGTAGCAGCCGGCGCAGCCGCAGTCGGCTTCCTTGTCGCCGCGCGCGTGCGGCGCCGAGTCCGTGCCCAGGAAGAAGCGCGGGTTGCCGCCGGTGGCGGCCTCCAGCAGCGCCCGGCGGTGGACCTCGCGCTTCAGCACCGGCAGGCAGTAGTAGTGCGGGCGCAGGCCGCCGGCGAAGATCGCGTTGCGGTTGTACAGCAGGTGGTGCGCGGTGATGGTCGCGGCGATCTCGCCCCCGGCGTCCCGCACGTAGTCCGCCGCGTCCCGGGTGGTGATGTGCTCCAGCACCACGCGCAGGCCCGGGAAGTCGCGGCGCAGGGGGATGAGGATGTCTTCGATGAACACCTTCTCGCGGTCGAACACGTCGACGTCGCGGTCGGTCACCTCGCCGTGGATGGCCAGCACCATGCCCGTTTCCTGCATGGCCTCCAGCGCCGCATGGGCGTGCCTGAGGTCGGTGACGCCGGAATCGGAATTGGTGGTCGCCCCCGCCGGGTACAGCTTCACCGCGTGCACGAAGCCGCTGGCCCTGGCCGCGCGGATCTCCCCGGCCGGCGTGTTGTCGGTGAGGTACAGCGACATCAGCGGCTCGAAGTCCGAGCCAGCCGGCCGCGCCGCCAGGATCCGCTCCCGGTATGCCGCCGCCAGCGCGGTGGTGGTCACCGGCGGCCGCAGGTTGGGCATCACGATGGCGCGCCGGAACTGCGCCGCCGTGTGCGGCAGCACCGCCTCCAGCAGCACGCCGTCGCGCAGGTGCAGGTGCCAGTCGTCGGGCCGGGCAAGCGTCAGCGTGGTGCCGTCCGGCACCTGCGCGGGCGCGGACACGTGGTGGGCAAGCGGGGACATCGTGGCTCCAAAGTCGAACGTCGACCGGCACGATTTTGCCAGAGGCATCCGCGCCGGGTCGGGAGCGGCGGCAGCGCGTGTCCGGGCACCGGGTGGCGCCGCGGCGCATTTTGTAGAAGGATTGGCGCATGGATCGCATCCCGACGCTGTCGTCAGGCACCCTCATCGGAACGCTTGCGGAGTCGCTGGAGAACGCCAGGTCGCTGGAGGAGCTGGTCAGGCCGCTGCTGGAACTGCTGGAAGCGACCACCGGCCTGGAATCGACCTACATGACCACCATCGACGAACAGGCCGGCGTCCAGCACATCCTGTTCGCCCGCAATTCGGACCGCCTGCAGATTCCGGAAGGGCTGTCGGTGCCCTGGAACGACACCCTGTGCAAGCGCGCGCTCGAGGAGGGCCGCAACTACACGGACGACGTGGAAGGTTGCTGGGGCGATTCCGATGCCGCGCGCACGCTGGGCATCGCCACCTACGCCAGCGTGCCCATCCATGGCGCCGAAGGCGCCCTCTACGGCACCCTGTGCGCTGCCAGCGGGCAGCGCCAGCCGCTCCAGGACGGCGCCGAACGGGTCATGCGCCTGTTCGCCCACCTGATCAGCCAGCAGGTCGAGCGCGAGGCCCTGCTCAACCGCCTCAAGGCCACCAACGCGCAGCTGCATCTGAATGCGATGACGGACGTGGTGACCGGCCTCGCCAACCGCCGCGCGCTGATGGAGGAGTTGCAGCGGCGCCTGCAGCTGCGCAAGCGCACCGGCACCGAGGTGCTGATCGCCTTCATCGATCTCGACGGCTTCAAGCGGATCAACGACGTGCACGGCCACGACGCCGGCGACCGTTTCCTCGCGGCCATCGGCCGCGCCCTGGCCAGCTGCATGCGCGCCGACGATTTCTGCGGGCGCCTGGCGGGCGATGAATTCGTGGTGATCGGCACGGTCTGCTCGGCCTCGGACACCTGCCAGCAGGCCCTGGAAGTGCGGCTGCGCGCGGCCTGCAGCGGGCAGTTCGAGCTGGGCAGCGCCAGCATCGCCTACAGCGGCCCCAGCATCGGCGTGATCCGCGCTGGCGAAGGCGATGCGGAAACGGAGCTGGCCCGCGCGGACCAGGCGATGTACCAGGACAAGCGCAAACGGCGCGGCGCTGCTTCTTAGTCGCCGGCTGCGGTCACAGGCGCGCGGCCCCGCCCCTTGCGTCACCGGTCCGCCGGTCCCGCCCCCAACGGCGCCGGCCGCGCAAACAGATAGCCCTGCCCCAGCTCGCAGCCCAACGCCAGCAGCGCCTGGCGCTGGGCCTCCGTCTCGATGCCCTCGGCCACCACTTCCATGCGCTGCGCCCGCGACAGCGCCAGGATCGCCCGCACCACCGCGGTGCTGCCGCTTTCGTCGTCGGGCGACAGGTCGCAGATGAACGAACGGTCGATCTTGAGGGTGTGCATCCGGAAACGGTGCAGGTAGCTCAGCGAGGAATAGCCGGTGCCGAAATCGTCCAGCGCCACCATCACCCCGCAGTCGGCGAGCTGGCGGAACACCTCGCCGATCTTTTCCGCGTTCTCCAGCAGCGCGCCTTCGGTCACCTCGATGCGGACCTGCGAAGGCGCGATGCGGTGCGCCCGCAGCAGGGCCATCAGCCGCGCCACCAGGCCCGGCGCGCCGAAATGCCGCGGCGAGAAGTTGACGTTCACGTACTGCTCCGGCCGCAGCAGCGAAGGCAGCAGCTCCAGCGTGCGCGTGAACACCGCCCAGTCCAGCGCCTCCAGGCTGCCGTTGCCCTCGGCCACCGGCAGGAACGCCGCGGGCGCGAGCACCCCGCGCTGCGGGTGGTGCCAGCGCGCCAGCGCCTCGTAACCCACCACCCCGCCGTCGGACAGCCGCACGATGGGCTGGAACCACGGCACCAGTTCGCAGCGCTCCATCGCCCGCCGCAGGTCGCTTTCCACCTCCAGCAGCTGCAGCGCGCGCGCATGCAGCGCCTCGTCGAAGACTTCGATGCGGTCGCGCCCGCCGGCCTTGGCGCGGTACATCGCGATATCGGCATCGCGCAGCAGCTCTTCCGGCTGGGTGTAGTGCGGCGCGCTCAGGGCGATGCCGACGCTCACGCTGCTGTACAGCTCCTTGCCCTGCACCCGCACCGGCGCCTCCATCGCCTTCACGATGCGTTGGCCCATGCGCAGCGCCGCGTCGGGCCCGTTCACCTCCATCAGGATCGCGAACTCGTCGCCGCCCAACCGCGCCACCATGTCGCGGCCGCTGCGCACGCAGCGCGAAAAGCGCGCCGCCACTTCCTGCAGCAGCGCGTCGCCGACCAGGTGCCCCACCGAATCGTTGATGACCTTGAACCGGTCCAGGTCCATGAACAGGACCGCGAAGCCGTAGCCCTGCTCGCGCTGCCCGTGCGCCAGCGCGCGCTGGAGCTGGTCGCGCAGGTAGGCGCGGTTGGGCAGGCCGGTGAGCGAATCGTGCAGCACCTGGTACTTGAGCTGGCGCTCCACGTCCTCGCGCACGCGGATCTGCTCCGACAGCTCGGCGGTGCGCGCCTCCACCCGCTGCTCCAGTTCGGCGTTGGCATCCTTCAGCTCCGCGGCGGCGCGCTGGCGTTCCAGGCCGCTGGCGATCTGGTAGCTGATGAAGGTGAGCAGATCGCGTTCGCTGGCGCTGTAGCAGTGGCCGCTGGTGTAGTTCTGCACCGCCAGCAGGCCCAGCACGCGTTCGCCCGCCACCAGCGGCACGCCCAGCCACGCCATCGACTGCTGCCCGATCACGTCCAGTTCGCCGGACGCCTGCAGCGCCTCGAACTGCGCCCGGATCGCCGGGTCCGCCATGTCCACCAACAGCGGCTTGCCCTGGCGGATCACGTACTCGCTGATGCCGCGGCCCACCCGCCGGCTTTCCGCGGTGCCGCCGGTTTCGTCCACGTAGTACGGGAAGTGCAGCCACTCGCCGTCGGCCGAGAGCAGCGCGATGTAGAAATTGCGCGCGTCCAGGAACTGCCCGACGATCCCGTGCACCGCGTGATAGAACCCGTCGGGGTCGGTGGCGGTATGCGACAGCTCGGCGATCCGGTACAGCGCCTCCTGGATGCGCTCCGAACGCTGCCGCTCCTGTACCTCCAGGGTGAGCGCCTGGGTACGCTCGGCCACCCGCCGCTCCAACTCCTCCTGCTGCAGCTTGCGGTCCACGGCATTGAGGATGTGGCTGCCAACGTAGGACAGCAGCGCCTGGTCGGAGGTGGTGTAACGGGGCCGCTCGATGTAGCTCTGCACCACCAGCACGCCGCGCACCGCCTCGCCCACCAGGATCGGCACGCCCAGCCAGTCGAAGCATTCCTCGCCGATGTCGCGCATCGGCCCGGACACCTGCGCGCGCAATTGGTCCAGCGCGCCCATCAGCGGGCGCCGGTCGCGGATGCAGTACCAGGTCAGGCCGCGCTCCATCACCGACATCGAGATGAATTCGTTGGCGTTGCGGATGACCGGATCGACGGTATCGACCAGGTAGATGAAGCGCAGCGCGTCGCTGCTCTCTTCGTACAGGGCGATGTAGAAGTTCTCGGCATACATGAACCTCCCGACGATGGCATGCAGTTCTCGCAGCATCGCGTTCAGGTCCATGCCGGAGCTGGCCATGTCGGCAATCTGGAACAGCGCCGCCTGCAGCTGCTCGGATCGCGCCAGCGCCTGCAGCGAGCCGGTGAGGTGGCGGCGCTCCAGCACCGCATCCGCCACCGGCGCCAGCAGCGCGCAGGCGCGGTCCAGCAACGCCGCGTCCGCATGGGCGGGCAGCAGGAGCGCGATGCCGCCGGTGGCATCGCGCGCCAGCAACCGCACGCCCCGACCGCCATCGGCGCCGGCGGCAACCGGGTCGCCACCGGCCTGCAGGATCGCCAGCAGCGCTGCATCCGCGGCCGGCGCCAGCCCGGCCGGCACGGTGCCGCTGGTGCCATCCGCCATCCACCACGCCACCGTCGCCGGCGCCGCGCCGGCCTCGGCCAGCGCGTGGGCAATCCCTTCCGCCAGCGCAGGCAGCGAAGGAGATTGCAGCAGTGCTTCCAGCATCGCCCCTAGCGCCAGCGGGTCGCCGAACGGAACGGTCAGCGGCGCTGGG from Thermomonas sp. XSG encodes the following:
- a CDS encoding cation-translocating P-type ATPase; its protein translation is MSGLTSAEAAARLARNGPNVLPEPGRKGGLALAGQVLREPMLLLLLAASLVYMLLGDPGEAALLVASVGLVIGLTLYQEYKSERALQALRDLGSPRARVLRDGAAKVVASQELVVGDVLLLEEGDRVAADARVLEAADLHVDESLLTGESVAVARQAGGEGDAGIVHASTLVVRGRGTAEVVAVGVETAVGRIGRSLQSIVTERSPLQREMRRIVAIFAVISAVTCGLVVVLYGLLRGNWLEGVLAGITLAMANIPEEFPVVLSVFLALGGWRMARHNALVRRAPAIEALGAIGILCTDKTGTLTENRMAVAELDATDATQALETGRLACPPLSHDPMDRALVDAAAQQQMPAEPSGWQRLRDYPLSSQRPAFIQTWRTDAGELFIAGKGAPETIAAMCAGSAPTQAELEQRLTAMTQRGLRVLAVAAGRVPDAASTPLPEDPTTFALDWLGLVGFADPLRAAVPDAVAEARAAGVRVIMMTGDHAGTARAIAQQAGIDTDAGVVRGDALDGCDDVTLADRLAFSSVFARVRPEHKLRLVEALKARGGVVAMTGDGVNDAPALMAAHVGIAMGGRGTDVAREAASIVLLDDNFVSVVRAIRMGRTIYENIARAARYILAVHVPITGMALLPLLTGSAPMLMPLHVVMLELIIDPACSVVLEREPPPDDIMQRPPRPADHPLLDRATLFASLGQGLVMFLAVALTYLLGVRAGLADAQLAALSFTAIVTGNLFLILLHRSGGSIWRALRTPNAAFWIVAVAASGVLALAILHPAVAGLFDFVRPPAPLLAVAVALPLLAIIALDLLRRLRRTGGRPERAAGA
- a CDS encoding DUF2892 domain-containing protein, coding for MKTNVGGVDKWLRIAVGLLLIVWAATGGPVWAWIGVVPLATGLFNFCPLYALLGFNTCKR
- a CDS encoding amino acid permease C-terminal domain-containing protein, translating into MLNLATLTWVRFAVWLMLGVIVYFAYGRRHARVAMRSTSGWKSRFPAD
- a CDS encoding sensor domain-containing diguanylate cyclase — its product is MPAHATPPGHLLQLLPEAVVQTDALWEITYLNPAWARLTGHAVAAALGQSLLDFVHADDVGTLRAGMPVFRLRFADADYRWVRLQLHPETDAAGRVISRQGVLIEVTEVTEQILVEVRQRFLRLLETIDGVVWEAEHGIGNTFLSPQVERLFGYSVEEWRADPGFWRAHVHPDDLPEALAIDDAAYNATHSYAYEMSYRLIAKSGKVVWVRDLCRAVVEPGRPNRMIGLMIDVTRQKQTELELLRSDDRYALATRGSNDGIWDWDLRTDVLHVSERFHEILGLEDTPPVHDGGWRFLQQRIDPDDRGRVQSAYCRHLAGESPNFSVDFRAFHGSGRLVWVNWRGVAQFEDGVAVRMAGSLSDLAERGSSYDALTNLPGRPLFRERLAHAIAVYRSMAAKGEKAPAQAGAMSFAVLLLDLNRFKAVNDSLGHHGGDQLLQQVARRLESCVRTGDLVARMGGDEFNVLLEAIEPAEALERAREIAAALGVPYEIGGHTVTSGASIGLVTSVPGLATVDDYLRAADAAMYAAKSRSSGVCVFPADGSAETPPG
- a CDS encoding protein disulfide oxidoreductase; amino-acid sequence: MNTPPERRWPARLRSLAINLLLLLALIAALDWYRAPDARAVAATRLATTQDAPVDFQAQRQPTVLYVWAEWCGYCRHTSPAIERLHRSGHRVVSVAMQSGNDAQVHATLRRHGLTFPVVNDPDGAISQALGVGVTPTIAIVSDGRMRLATSGWTSEYGLRLRLWLAR
- the pyrC gene encoding dihydroorotase, producing the protein MSPLAHHVSAPAQVPDGTTLTLARPDDWHLHLRDGVLLEAVLPHTAAQFRRAIVMPNLRPPVTTTALAAAYRERILAARPAGSDFEPLMSLYLTDNTPAGEIRAARASGFVHAVKLYPAGATTNSDSGVTDLRHAHAALEAMQETGMVLAIHGEVTDRDVDVFDREKVFIEDILIPLRRDFPGLRVVLEHITTRDAADYVRDAGGEIAATITAHHLLYNRNAIFAGGLRPHYYCLPVLKREVHRRALLEAATGGNPRFFLGTDSAPHARGDKEADCGCAGCYTGLHALELYATAFEAAGRLDRLEGFASHFGADFYRLPRNQGTVTLRKQEWVIPAELPYGERTLVPLAQGETLGWRLVG
- a CDS encoding sensor domain-containing diguanylate cyclase, encoding MDRIPTLSSGTLIGTLAESLENARSLEELVRPLLELLEATTGLESTYMTTIDEQAGVQHILFARNSDRLQIPEGLSVPWNDTLCKRALEEGRNYTDDVEGCWGDSDAARTLGIATYASVPIHGAEGALYGTLCAASGQRQPLQDGAERVMRLFAHLISQQVEREALLNRLKATNAQLHLNAMTDVVTGLANRRALMEELQRRLQLRKRTGTEVLIAFIDLDGFKRINDVHGHDAGDRFLAAIGRALASCMRADDFCGRLAGDEFVVIGTVCSASDTCQQALEVRLRAACSGQFELGSASIAYSGPSIGVIRAGEGDAETELARADQAMYQDKRKRRGAAS